In Halanaerobium praevalens DSM 2228, the DNA window AAAATAGAAAGCTGTCACTTATTTAAGTTAATTTTAAACTACATCTTCATAATTTGATTTAGTTAAAATTTCTTTTTTTAGTTTTAAAAAATCATTTTCTAATTGAACCAGCTTATCTGCTACTGGATCTGGAAGATCTGCATGTTCTAAATCTCTTTCTGGATGAACTCTTTTGCCACCTCGACTAACAATTCTACCTGGAATACCAACTACAGTAGAATTTTCGGCTACATCCTTTAAAACAACAGAACCAGCCCCAATTTTAGAATCCTTAGCTATTTTAATTGAGCCTAAAATTTTTGCTCCTGCCCCAATAACTACATTATCTCCAATTGTGGGGTGCCGTTTACCTTTTTCTTTACCAGTTCCACCAAGGGTTACACCTTGATAAAGGGTTACATTATTTCCAATTTCAGTTGTTTCTCCAATTACAACTCCCATTCCATGATCTATAAAAAAACCACAACCTATTTCTGCTCCAGGATGAATTTCAATTCCTGTTAAGAAACGTCCAATTTGCGAAATAAGTCGCGGCAGAGTCCTTAAACCATGCTTATATAACCAATGTGAAAGCCGATGTAATAAAAGTGAATGTAAACCAGAATAAACTAAAAGTACTTCTAATAAATTATTAGCTGCTGGATCACGAGCAAAAATTGCTTCAATATCACATTTTAAGGTCTTAAACATTACATTCACCTCCATAAACTAAGCTGAAAGTATTCTTTAATTTTTATTTTTAGAAATAGTAAAACCAATATCAGTTCGATAATGCATATCCTTAAAATTAACTTCATCAAGGTAACTATAAACTTTATCAATCACATTAAAAATACCTTCTCCTACAACTGTCAGCCCTAATACTCGACCACCAGCAGTATAATAATTACCAGCTTCTAAACTAGTAGCTGAATGAAATAAAATTAAATCATCATGATATTTAAGTTGATCTAAACCTTTAATTTCATAACCAGTTTTATAAGTTAAAGGGTAACCCGCAGAACTTAACATAACACAAACAGCATCACTATCATAAATTTCAATTTCTTTTTTATATTTTAATTGGACAGCATTAGTCATTTGCATTAATTCTATCAAATCTTCTGCTAATAGGGGCATAATAACCTGTGTTTCTGGATCACCAAAGCGGGCATTATAAT includes these proteins:
- the cysE gene encoding serine O-acetyltransferase, translated to MFKTLKCDIEAIFARDPAANNLLEVLLVYSGLHSLLLHRLSHWLYKHGLRTLPRLISQIGRFLTGIEIHPGAEIGCGFFIDHGMGVVIGETTEIGNNVTLYQGVTLGGTGKEKGKRHPTIGDNVVIGAGAKILGSIKIAKDSKIGAGSVVLKDVAENSTVVGIPGRIVSRGGKRVHPERDLEHADLPDPVADKLVQLENDFLKLKKEILTKSNYEDVV